In Bacillus cytotoxicus NVH 391-98, the following are encoded in one genomic region:
- the mreB gene encoding cell shape-determining protein MreB: MFGFGGFTRDLGIDLGTANTLVYVKGKGVVLREPSVVALQTDTKQIVAVGSDAKQMIGRTPGNVVALRPMKDGVIADYETTATMMKYYIQQAQKSNGFFSRKPYVMVCVPSGITAVERRAVIDATRQAGARDAYPIEEPFAAAIGANLPVWEPTGSMVVDIGGGTTEVAIISLGGIVTSQSVRVAGDDMDDSIIQYIKKNYNLMIGERTAEALKVEIGSAGEPEGVEPMEIRGRDLVSGLPKTVLIKPEEIAEALKDTVDAIVESVKNTLEKTPPELAADIMDRGIVLTGGGALLRNLDKVISEETKMPVLVAENPLDCVAIGTGKALDNIDLFKTAR, translated from the coding sequence ATGTTTGGATTTGGTGGTTTTACTCGTGATCTTGGAATAGACTTAGGAACAGCGAATACGCTTGTATACGTAAAAGGAAAAGGTGTTGTATTACGCGAACCTTCAGTTGTAGCATTGCAAACTGATACGAAGCAAATCGTTGCGGTTGGTAGTGACGCAAAACAAATGATTGGTCGTACACCAGGTAATGTCGTAGCTTTGCGACCAATGAAAGATGGTGTAATTGCTGATTATGAAACGACAGCAACAATGATGAAGTATTATATTCAACAAGCACAAAAATCAAATGGATTTTTCTCTCGTAAGCCTTATGTAATGGTATGTGTTCCATCTGGTATTACAGCGGTTGAAAGACGTGCGGTAATCGATGCAACTCGCCAAGCTGGTGCACGTGATGCATATCCAATTGAAGAACCATTTGCAGCAGCAATCGGTGCTAACCTACCTGTTTGGGAACCAACTGGTAGTATGGTTGTTGATATCGGTGGGGGTACAACAGAAGTTGCAATCATTTCACTAGGTGGTATCGTAACAAGCCAATCTGTTCGTGTCGCTGGTGATGATATGGACGATTCTATCATTCAATACATTAAAAAGAACTACAATTTAATGATTGGAGAAAGAACAGCGGAAGCTTTAAAAGTGGAAATTGGATCTGCTGGAGAACCAGAAGGGGTAGAACCAATGGAAATCCGTGGTCGTGACCTAGTAAGCGGTTTACCAAAAACAGTGTTAATTAAGCCGGAAGAAATTGCAGAAGCCTTAAAAGATACAGTAGATGCAATTGTAGAATCAGTTAAAAATACATTAGAAAAAACACCACCTGAGTTAGCAGCGGACATTATGGATCGTGGTATCGTATTAACAGGTGGCGGTGCATTGCTTCGTAATTTGGATAAGGTAATTAGTGAAGAAACGAAAATGCCAGTTTTAGTTGCGGAAAATCCGTTGGATTGCGTAGCGATTGGAACAGGTAAAGCGTTAGATAATATTGACCTTTTCAAAACTGCTCGTTAA
- the mreC gene encoding rod shape-determining protein MreC yields MPQFFLNKRLIVLLVSIILLVALIGISLKERKSLTWPEQFVKDTVGVVERVFQKPASYVAGFFENVEDIKRTYEENKQLKEKLDKYATLSTDLKRIEEENKELREVIGAKDSLRDYKPTHATVISRNPDKWYDLIGIDKGAQQGIKKDMAVITAKGLVGRVKSASQFTSTVELLSSMNRTNRVSAVVQGQKENISGLIEGYDKEKQLLLFTKISSSAQVEKGQMVVTSGLGDIFPENLLIGEIVEVEPDAYGLTQTAYVKPAADLNNVNQVMVAKRVKPSAELEQ; encoded by the coding sequence GTGCCACAGTTTTTCTTGAACAAAAGATTAATTGTTTTGCTAGTTAGTATTATTCTCCTCGTGGCATTGATTGGAATCTCATTGAAAGAACGGAAGAGTCTAACATGGCCAGAGCAGTTTGTAAAAGATACTGTCGGTGTTGTAGAACGTGTATTCCAAAAGCCAGCGAGTTATGTTGCCGGATTCTTCGAAAATGTAGAGGATATAAAGCGCACGTATGAAGAAAATAAACAGTTAAAAGAAAAATTAGATAAGTATGCGACTTTATCTACAGATTTAAAGAGGATTGAAGAAGAAAATAAAGAGTTACGTGAAGTAATTGGTGCGAAAGATTCGCTTAGAGACTATAAGCCAACTCATGCAACTGTTATTTCTCGTAACCCAGACAAATGGTATGATTTAATTGGCATCGATAAAGGAGCTCAGCAAGGAATTAAAAAAGATATGGCAGTTATAACTGCCAAAGGCTTAGTAGGGCGTGTGAAGAGCGCGTCTCAATTTACGTCAACAGTCGAATTGCTAAGTTCTATGAACCGTACCAATCGTGTCTCAGCTGTTGTTCAAGGACAAAAAGAGAACATCTCTGGGTTAATTGAAGGATACGATAAAGAAAAGCAATTGCTTCTTTTTACAAAGATTTCATCAAGTGCACAAGTGGAAAAAGGACAGATGGTTGTCACATCTGGTCTTGGTGATATTTTCCCTGAAAACTTGCTTATTGGGGAAATTGTAGAAGTAGAACCGGATGCATACGGATTAACTCAAACAGCTTATGTAAAGCCTGCTGCGGATTTAAATAATGTGAACCAAGTAATGGTTGCAAAAAGAGTGAAACCTTCAGCAGAATTAGAACAGTAA
- a CDS encoding Maf family protein yields the protein MKKFILASGSPRRKELLELANVPFEVVVSEVEETIGAYSSPADIVMALALQKASAVAETHEESIVLGADTIVTYDSRILGKPKDAAEAKEMLQLLSGKTHEVYTGVALMSKEKTVTFYERTEVTFWELTEEEIDVYIATKEPLDKAGSYGIQGKGAIFVQHIQGDYYSVVGLPIARLVRELKQFDSGASHA from the coding sequence ATGAAAAAATTTATTTTAGCTTCTGGATCACCTCGTCGAAAAGAACTGCTTGAACTTGCAAATGTTCCGTTTGAGGTTGTTGTGAGCGAGGTGGAAGAAACAATAGGAGCATATTCATCACCAGCTGATATTGTAATGGCGCTAGCTTTACAAAAAGCATCTGCCGTAGCAGAAACACATGAAGAAAGTATTGTACTAGGTGCAGATACAATTGTTACATATGATTCGCGTATTCTTGGAAAGCCTAAGGATGCAGCAGAAGCAAAAGAGATGTTGCAACTTTTATCTGGGAAAACACATGAAGTATATACAGGTGTTGCCCTTATGTCGAAGGAGAAAACAGTTACTTTCTATGAGCGTACAGAAGTTACATTCTGGGAGTTAACAGAAGAAGAAATTGATGTGTACATTGCAACAAAAGAGCCGCTTGATAAGGCAGGAAGTTATGGTATTCAAGGGAAAGGCGCTATTTTTGTTCAGCATATTCAAGGGGACTACTACAGTGTAGTAGGTTTGCCGATTGCACGTCTCGTTCGCGAATTGAAACAGTTTGATAGCGGTGCATCCCATGCGTGA